One Stigmatopora nigra isolate UIUO_SnigA chromosome 1, RoL_Snig_1.1, whole genome shotgun sequence DNA segment encodes these proteins:
- the LOC144203789 gene encoding oxysterol-binding protein-related protein 11-like → MQGETTAIRITENEGKLDVFPQNRTPSSGRASAKSWQYSDHMENIDGYLMKYTNLVTGWQYRFFVLNNEAGLLEYFVNEQSRPQKPRGMLPLAGAVISPSDEDSHTFTVNPISGEQYKLRAKDAKERQHWVSRLQICTQHHTEAMGKSNPPPKSRSYSTVSQGSSTSPMSLRRPSQTPGSLFNWQIHKGSSLYSSKRSLLPDHLLEAREMMSQAQGQHKDLIQGIEGLPTVPGLNALDQDLLMLKATSMATMTCLNECLHILNLQQVARQRGSMGGSTIEWLDPKMPDILKNGSSSLGSLTTGEGPLEEGCLGLSSPESCSFSGEQDDIDPEDEIMDSFTDEEEDLCAVEEERSVILHLLSQLKLGMDLTRVVLPTFILEKRSLLEMYADFMSHPELFVTITDGTTPEDRMVRFVEYYLTSFHEGRKGAIAKKPYNPIIGETFHCSWKVPKTHEVSSVDPPEGSPEPDASQDSYQVRFVAEQVSHHPPVSGFYAECQERRMCINTHVWTKSKFMGMSIGVSMIGEGCLTLLEHDEEYTFTLPCAYARSILTVPWVELGGKVNITCAKTGYAAVITFQTKPFYGGKLHKVTAEVKHNTTNVVVCRIQGEWNGALEFAYTNGETRVIDVTKLPVTRKLLRPIEKQGPMESRRLWQHVTEALRQKDIDKATEHKRILEERQRSEERHRAETETSWRTRYFDSEGDGWIYNKLLSKSSAVKL, encoded by the exons ATGCAAGGGGAAACCACGGCAATAAGAATCACGGAAAACGAAGGAAAACTGGATGTATTCCCCCAGAACAGGACTCCGAGCTCGGGTAGAGCAAGTGCCAAGAGCTGGCAGTATAG TGACCACATGGAGAATATCGACGGTTACTTGATGAAGTATACCAACCTGGTGACAGGATGGCAGTATAG GTTCTTTGTCTTAAACAACGAGGCAGGTTTGTTGGAGTACTTTGTCAATGAGCAGTCCCGACCCCAGAAGCCCCGCGGCATGCTTCCGCTGGCCGGGGCGGTCATATCCCCAAGTGACGAGGACTCGCATACATTCACTGTCAATCCCATCAGTGGGGAGCAGTACAAGCTCAGGG CCAAAGATGCCAAAGAGAGGCAACACTGGGTAAGCAGACTTCAGATCTGCACACAGCATCACACAGAAGCCATGGGAAAG AGTAATCCTCCACCCAAGTCACGCAGCTACTCCACGGTGTCTCAAGGCAGCAGCACCTCACCCATGTCTCTGCGCCGACCTAGCCAGACTCCCGGTTCCTTATTCAATTGGCAAATACACAAGGGCTCATCACTGTACTCAAGCAAGCGTTCCCTCCTGCCGGATCACCTATTGGAGGCTAGAGAA ATGATGAGCCAGGCTCAAGGTCAGCACAAAGACCTTATCCAGGGCATCGAGGGTCTTCCTACAGTTCCTGGACTTAACGCTCTGGATCAGGACCTGCTCATGCTTAAGGCTACCTCCATGGCCACAATGACCTGCCTCAACGAGTGCCTACATATCCTGAACTTGCAGCAGGTAGCCCGACAGAGGGGTTCCATGGGAG GATCCACCATCGAGTGGCTGGACCCCAAGATGCCTGACATCCTGAAAAATGGCAGCAGTTCCTTGGGCAGCCTCACAACAGGAGAGGGCCCACTGGAGGAGGGCTGTCTGGGCCTCAGCAGCCCGGAGTCATGCAGTTTCTCTGGG GAGCAGGACGACATTGATCCTGAAGATGAGATAATGGACTCTTTTACAGATGAAGAGGAGGACTTGTGTGCGGTGGAGGAGGAGCGCAGCGTTATCCTACACCTGCTCTCACAGCTGAAGCTAGGCATGGACCTCACACGG GTTGTTCTTCCTACCTTCATCCTGGAGAAGCGCTCTCTATTGGAGATGTACGCAGACTTCATGTCGCACCCAGAACTCTTTGTGACTATTACAGACGGTACCACCCCAGAGGACCGCATGGTCCGCTTTGTAGAGTACTACCTCACCTCTTTTCACGAGGGCCGTAAGGGCGCCATTGCCAAGAAGCCCTACAATCCAATCATTGGAGAAACCTTCCACTGTTCCTGGAAAGTCCCTAAGACACATGAAGTCTCCTCTGTTGACCCCCCAGAAGGAAGCCCTGAACCAGATGCCTCCCAGGATTCTTACCAAGTGCGTTTTGTGGCCGAGCAAGTATCCCATCACCCGCCTGTGTCTGGGTTCTATGCAGAATGTCAGGAAAGGCGCATGTGTATAAACACACACGTGTGGACTAAGAGCAAATTTATGGGCATGTCTATTGGAGTTTCCATGATTGGAGAAG GTTGTCTGACCTTGCTTGAACATGATGAAGAATACACCTTCACGTTGCCATGCGCATATGCACGCTCCATCCTCACCGTTCCTTGGGTGGAACTGGGCGGTAAAGTTAACATCACGTGCGCCAAAACAGGCTATGCCGCAGTCATCACTTTCCAGACCAAACCCTTCTATGGTGGCAAACTGCACAA AGTAACAGCGGAAGTGAAACACAACACCACCAACGTGGTCGTGTGCCGCATTCAGGGGGAATGGAATGGCGCCTTGGAATTTGCGTATACCAATGGGGAAACCAGGGTGATCGATGTCACTAAACTACCTGTAACAAGAAAGTTGCTTCGACCCATTGAGAAGCAAGGACCAATGGAATCGAG GCGTTTATGGCAGCATGTTACGGAGGCCTTACGACAGAAAGACATTGACAAAGCCACTGAGCACAAGAGGATCTTGGAGGAGCGACAACGGTCTGAGGAGAGGCACCGAGCCGAGACAGAAACCTCTTGGCGGACCAGATACTTTGACAGTGAG GGCGATGGCTGGATTTATAACAAACTACTGTCCAAAAGCTCAGCTGTGAAATTATAG
- the LOC144197096 gene encoding glycerol-3-phosphate dehydrogenase 1-like protein yields the protein MRNTVNITRSDKYNLDQKMPGTKVCILGSGNWGSSIAKIIGHNVRSSNRFDPMVKLWVYEEMIDGKKLTEIINTQHENVKYLPGHKLPNNVVAEPDVKEAVKGAKLLVFVIPHQFLNSLCEKIKSHVADGALGISLIKGIDEGPDGLQLISDVIRRKLEIEVSVLMGANIASEVAEEKFCETTIGATNQASGLVFKELLQTPNFRITVVQESDTVELCGALKNIVAVGAGFCDGLGFGDNTKAAVIRLGLMEMVAFTRLFCKGQVSSNTFLESCGVADLITTCYGGRNRKIAEAFVKTSKSIAELEAEMLNGQKLQGPQTSAEIYKILKKKDMVDKFPLFASVYQICFEGKEVKKFITCLQNHPEHM from the exons ATGCGGAACACGGTTAACATAACAAGATCAGACAAGTACAATCTGGATCAAAAAATGCCTGGGACTAAAGTCTGTATTTTGGGATCGGGAAACTG GGGCTCCTCAATTGCCAAAATCATTGGGCACAATGTCAGGTCATCGAACAGATTTGACCCCATGGTGAAGTTGTGGGTTTACGAAGAAATGATCGATGGGAAGAAGCTTACTGAGATCATCAACACGCaacatgaaaatgtcaaatatttgcCTGGTCACAAGCTGCCAAATAATGTG GTGGCTGAGCCGGATGTGAAAGAGGCTGTGAAAGGAGCAAAGTTGCTTGTTTTTGTCATCCCACATCAATTCCTCAACTCACTTTGCGAGAAGATAAAATCTCACGTTGCAGATGGGGCCTTGGGCATCTCACTCATCAAA GGCATCGACGAAGGCCCGGATGGGTTGCAGCTTATATCAGACGTCATTAGAAGGAAACTGGAAATTGAAGTCAGTGTCCTGATGGGGGCCAATATTGCCAGCGAGGTTGCTGAAGAGAAGTTCTGCGAAACCACAATAG GTGCCACGAATCAAGCAAGTGGACTTGTCTTCAAAGAGCTACTTCAGACTCCTAATTTTCGCATCACCGTAGTCCAGGAGAGTGACACAGTGGAACTGTGCGGTGCCTTAAAG AACATAGTGGCAGTTGGGGCCGGATTCTGCGACGGACTAGGATTTGGGGACAACACCAAGGCCGCGGTGATCAGGCTAGGTTTGATGGAGATGGTTGCCTTCACTAGGTTGTTCTGCAAAGGTCAAGTGAGCTCCAATACCTTCTTGGAAAGCTGCGGCGTGGCAGACCTCATTACTACCTGCTATGGAGGACGAAACCGCAAAATTGCAGAAGCCTTTGTTAAAACTTCGaag TCCATTGCAGAGTTGGAAGCTGAAATGCTCAATGGCCAGAAATTACAAGGTCCACAAACCTCAGCTGAGATATACAAGATTCTGAAGAAGAAGGACATGGTTGACAA GTTCCCACTCTTTGCATCCGTATACCAGATCTGCTTTGAAGGCAAAGAGGTCAAAAAATTCATCACCTGTCTTCAGAACCATCCAGAACACATGTAA
- the fam171b gene encoding protein FAM171B, with product MPNAELRLTPFLPLQLLLLLFVRALLLISSDAPVGAADEGGGLPPSLPEDNGYNDTTVGVVLESPLLTEETRFGLKILVKDMVTRRVLPGATVGIYLNHTLNSSAWTGQKGEALLWVPYSPGLSMTLVATLEGYIPSLLPWSTTKRPIFSAVTLLLLPQRQGNIWLFEDSVLITAKLPDSASQPKIKIPMNLLTLPDNSNVSSLTAYLTVPPLATDCVNCTPGIIVNMSVFQSIRLKPLAAISVQLYAGGKELQIRGPIQFSIPLGRSNHIRVSDTMPAWAFNLKTGAWENQGLGIVTTVGEELVWTYTASHLGYWIAAPLPSNDQGSSLDLLSHHTLLLVGVLAGTLVVVIGFLSLLICQCSSHREPKGRRGRFSKLTVVKKDQTTSMHMEEGLLFHSGENMLASCNVQSESLSTPRRKANYNIYVEDPSSQATASPYDNTDPIKVHQIHSHYINNEDVSRLMEQMDLNNSNLNSDNFFPDKLVHIYNHPVAIIQAPDIFSNQEAQKANCKSATFPRNGNEFDSDVPSKDNYPQKHGKVQNNQQQSNPDEPQPLETPPQSQGPPTVWGRYSNLLESSVSVPGTLNEAAGIQAFGGCHGISSELQGISERTLLELTRGKSSSSHPRAWFVSLEGKPAAQVRHSIIELQTRHRPPSSNDTSLDSGVDMNEPQQNIRELHRERMSIRASGRSGRYGDEQDLSSSESGTTVTGTPEDHSLRSILDGSSGGIPNIPEEQDGMDTFSTQEETELRGTPPPRRLKKAKLKAEKRNIKHGRPLTKRR from the exons ATGCCCAATGCCGAGCTCCGCCTGACTCCATTCCTGCCGCTGCAGCTGCTTTTGCTGCTCTTCGTGCGCGCCTTGCTTCTTATTTCTTCTGATGCGCCAGTGGGAGCCGCTGACGAGGGCGGCGGCCTTCCCCCCTCCTTGCCCGAGGACAATGGCTACAACGACACAACCGTGGGGGTGGTTCTCGAGAGCCCCCTTTTAACAGAAG AAACCCGGTTCGGCCTAAAGATTCTGGTGAAAGACATGGTGACACGTCGTGTTTTACCGGGGGCCACAGTGGGGATTTACTTGAACCACACCTTGAACAGTTCTGCCTGGACAGGGCAGAAAGGTGAGGCTCTTCTATGGGTGCCTTACAGCCCAGGGCTAAGTATGACTTTGGTGGCCACCCTGGAAGGTTATATTCCCAGCCTGCTGCCTTGGAGCACGACCAAGCGACCCA TCTTCTCTGCTGTGACATTGCTGCTGCTTCCTCAGAGGCAAGGAAACATTTGGCTATTTGAAGATTCAGTCCTCATCACAGCCAAGTTACCTG acagtGCCTCTCAACCAAAGATAAAGATTCCCATGAACTTGCTCACACTACCCGACAACAGCAATGTATCATCATTGACAGCTTACCTGACTGTGCCGCCATTAGCAACGGACTGTGTCAACTGCACACCAGGCATCATTGTCAACATGTCAG TTTTTCAAAGCATTAGGTTGAAGCCGCTGGCGGCTATCAGTGTCCAGCTGTACGCGGGGGGCAAGGAGCTCCAGATTCGAGGGCCCATTCAGTTCAGCATACCTCTTGGGAGAAGCAACCACATCCGTGTGTCTGACACCATGCCAGCCTGGGCCTTCAACCTAAAAACAG GCGCCTGGGAGAATCAAGGTTTGGGAATAGTGACAACAGTTGGTGAGGAGCTGGTTTGGACTTATACCGCATCCCACTTGGGATACTGGATCGCTGCTCCTCTGCCTTCAAATG ATCAAGGAAGCTCATTGGACCTCCTTTCCCATCACACCCTCCTGTTAGTAGGAGTATTGGCGGGAACTCTGGTGGTAGTGATTGGATTCCTGTCTTTGCTGATATGTCAGTGCAG TTCCCACCGAGAGCCGAAGGGGAGGCGAGGCCGTTTTTCCAAACTCACAGTGGTGAAAAAAGACCAAACCACCTCCATGCATATGGAGGAGGGCCTGCTTTTCCACTCAGGTGAAAATATGCTGGCTTCTTGTAATGTCCAGTCTGAGTCTTTGTCCACCCCCCGGCGCAAAGCCAACTACAACATCTATGTGGAAGACCCATCCAGTCAAGCGACAGCTTCTCCATATGACAATACTGATCCTATCAAAGTTCACCAAATCCACTCTCATTACATCAACAATGAGGACGTATCTCGACTTATGGAGCAGATGGATTTGAACAACAGCAACCTGAACTCTGACAACTTCTTTCCTGACAAACTGGTTCATATCTACAACCACCCAGTTGCCATTATTCAAGCACCAGATATTTTCAGCAATCAAGAGGCACAGAAAGCTAACTGCAAGTCTGCCACATTTCCCCGCAATGGAAATGAGTTTGACTCCGATGTGCCAAGTAAAGACAACTACCCCCAGAAGCATGGAAAAGTCCAAAACAACCAGCAGCAAAGCAATCCAGATGAACCGCAGCCTCTTGAGACACCTCCCCAAAGCCAAGGACCTCCTACAGTATGGGGTCGCTACAGTAACCTACTAGAGTCCTCTGTCTCAGTACCCGGTACCCTCAACGAGGCAGCTGGGATTCAAGCCTTCGGCGGCTGTCACGGCATTTCTAGCGAGCTGCAAGGCATCTCAGAGCGCACTCTGTTGGAGCTGACTAGGGGCAAGTCTTCGTCATCCCACCCCAGGGCCTGGTTTGTCTCTTTGGAGGGCAAACCTGCCGCTCAGGTGCGCCACTCTATCATCGAGCTCCAAACACGCCACCGTCCTCCCAGCAGCAATGACACCAGCCTGGACTCTGGAGTGGACATGAACGAGCCCCAGCAGAATATCCGCGAGCTCCACCGAGAGAGGATGTCAATTAGGGCCTCAGGCCGGAGCGGGAGATACGGTGACGAGCAGGATCTGAGCAGCAGCGAGAGCGGCACCACCGTTACCGGAACTCCAGAGGACCACTCCCTCAGGAGCATACTAGATGGAAGCAGTGGGGGTATTCCCAACATTCCCGAGGAGCAAGACGGGATGGACACATTCAGCACTCAGGAAGAAACTGAGCTAAGAGGGACACCCCCACCACGCCGCTTGAAGAAAGCAAAGCTGAAAGCAGAGAAAAGAAACATAAAGCATGGGCGACCTCTGACAAAGCGACGATAA